In Pseudomonas sp. MYb327, one DNA window encodes the following:
- a CDS encoding EAL domain-containing protein, with protein sequence MPLKATRRKHSTRVAITLLIGLLPVALGFAILYMQAERVLEQSTRHTADEAIRQFELMLDNTAQAARELLPLAGQSCIDVNLALREQVTRRPFVRSTNLVWDDTIYCSSLFGDINEKSTPGDYTQGQLLLMKGNPVTPDTALLVYRLSEGQQGAMSALDGYHLSNVLRLIGHQTMLVLEVGPHWLSADGKFHESALPTFPVAQNNLTSSRYAFSVAAGFPDGEIWRYMRHEYPPLFSLLIFFGVIAGAIGYFLQKRASSPSHEMQRALEAAEFIPYFQPVVHGDSKKCSGMEVLMRWKHPKEGLVRADLFIPFAEHSGLIVPMTRSIMQQTAKLFAPLSASFEEPFHIGINITASHCQNLDLVKDCRTFLDAFAPGSIHLVLELTERELIEPTALTHQLFEQLHDMGVKIAIDDFGTGHSSLGYLRQFNVDFLKIDQTFVAMIGIDTLSSHILDSIIELAAKLDLKMVAEGVETQEQSDYLTAHNVNFLQGYLYGKPMTGADFISALSDH encoded by the coding sequence ATGCCACTGAAAGCCACACGCCGAAAACACAGCACCAGGGTCGCAATCACCTTGCTGATTGGCTTGCTCCCTGTAGCGCTCGGGTTTGCCATCCTCTATATGCAGGCTGAACGTGTACTCGAGCAAAGCACCCGACACACTGCGGATGAAGCCATTCGCCAGTTTGAACTAATGCTCGACAATACGGCCCAGGCGGCGCGTGAATTACTGCCGCTGGCGGGGCAAAGTTGCATTGACGTCAACCTGGCTTTGCGCGAACAAGTCACCCGGCGCCCGTTCGTGCGCTCGACCAATCTGGTGTGGGACGACACCATTTACTGCAGTTCCTTGTTTGGCGACATTAACGAAAAGAGCACGCCCGGCGACTACACCCAAGGCCAGTTGCTGTTGATGAAAGGTAATCCGGTTACTCCCGATACCGCGCTGCTGGTGTATCGGCTCAGTGAAGGTCAACAGGGCGCGATGAGTGCCCTTGACGGCTACCACCTGAGCAATGTTTTGCGCCTGATTGGGCACCAGACAATGTTGGTACTGGAAGTTGGTCCCCATTGGTTAAGCGCCGATGGCAAGTTCCACGAAAGCGCCCTGCCTACCTTTCCAGTCGCACAAAACAACCTCACGTCCTCCCGTTATGCCTTTAGCGTGGCGGCCGGTTTTCCCGATGGGGAAATCTGGCGCTATATGCGCCATGAGTATCCACCACTGTTCAGCCTGTTAATTTTTTTCGGCGTGATTGCCGGAGCGATCGGATACTTTCTACAAAAGCGCGCATCGTCACCCAGTCATGAAATGCAGCGTGCGCTGGAAGCAGCAGAGTTCATTCCGTATTTTCAACCGGTCGTGCACGGCGACAGCAAGAAGTGTTCCGGCATGGAAGTGTTGATGCGCTGGAAGCACCCGAAAGAAGGCCTGGTACGTGCCGATCTGTTCATTCCATTTGCCGAACACTCCGGCCTGATCGTGCCAATGACTCGTTCGATAATGCAACAAACCGCAAAACTGTTCGCGCCGCTGTCCGCGTCGTTCGAAGAGCCTTTTCATATCGGTATCAACATCACTGCCAGTCACTGCCAGAACCTCGACCTGGTGAAGGATTGCCGTACATTTCTCGACGCTTTCGCCCCCGGCTCTATCCATCTGGTGCTGGAGTTGACCGAGCGTGAACTGATTGAACCTACGGCCCTTACCCATCAACTTTTCGAGCAACTTCATGACATGGGCGTGAAGATCGCCATCGACGACTTCGGCACCGGCCATTCCAGCCTCGGCTATTTGCGTCAGTTCAATGTCGACTTCCTGAAGATCGACCAGACCTTCGTTGCCATGATCGGCATCGATACCCTGTCCAGCCACATTCTGGACAGCATCATCGAACTCGCGGCCAAGCTTGATCTGAAAATGGTTGCCGAAGGTGTGGAAACCCAAGAGCAAAGTGATTATCTGACCGCTCACAACGTTAATTTCTTGCAAGGTTATCTGTACGGCAAACCGATGACTGGTGCGGATTTCATTAGTGCATTAAGCGACCATTAA